Sequence from the Penaeus monodon isolate SGIC_2016 unplaced genomic scaffold, NSTDA_Pmon_1 PmonScaffold_3472, whole genome shotgun sequence genome:
atatatatttataggtatatatgtacacatatacatataacattttatatttatatatatatatatatatatatatatatatataaaattatatagaatatatagaaatatgtaatcatatagaaatttatatgaaaatgtacataaattataaaagtatatatatataaatttatataaaattatatagagagaattctataatgtatataaatgtgtggtatatatatatatatatatatatatatatatatatatatatatatatatatatatatatatatatatttgtgtgtgtgtgtgtgtgtgtgtgtgtgtgtgtgtgtgtgtgtgtgtgtgtgtatgtatgtatgtagtgtgtatatatgtgtatatatatatgtatatatatatatcatcttcactAAATGTTTCTTATTTAACAATAAACATCAACACTTTTAAAAATCACATAAGtatataaaagaatgatatacatatatatatatatataatatatatatattatatatatatataattatagtatatatataatatacacatatagatatgcatatatgtctatatatacattacatttattactaaaattacGATGTAAAGCaattatattcttaaaaaatcgCTTTTCTGTCAAAATATAATCTTTGTAAGtctttataatcatctttattgcatCTTGTATTTCCTGTTTCACctttcaatctcttctctctctctttctctctcttctctcttctctctcttctcccttcagtTATCCAGAATttgctctccatctccctctgcttcctccttcgCTTCAATTGCAAGTGAAAACATTACTTTCTTTGCCGTGTACCTGCAGAAGAGACACGTTATATTGGCTACTGTGCTGTTGCCTCtcccgtctctttctccttctgttcaatttctctctttttctctcctttgagtCTCTCATttgaatctctatatatatattctacacctctctctcttatagactgtcatctctctctctcctccttatctcaTTAATCTctacatcatctctctctctctctctctctctctttctctctctctctccctctccatctccctctccctctccttctccttctccctctccttctccttctccctctccttctcccgtccctctccttctccctttctctgtccctctccttccccccttccctctccttctccctttctctgtccctctccttccccccttccctctcccctccatctccccctttccatctccctccctctccccctctccatctccctccttccccctccccctaaaccaACCTGGCAAAGGAGTTATCGAAGAGAAACGTGTAGATTCCCGGCTGCTTGGTGCTGAGTCTTCTCTTGACGGCCGCTCCCTGCGCCGAGGCCACGCGGGTGCTGGGGACCAGGAcgcggtggggggtgggggtagtggaGAAGGTAGTgttggaggtgaaggtggaggtggaggtggagaagggggtatGGGAGGTGGAGGTGTTAGTCATAAGGGAactcgagggagagggagaagtaaaggCAGATGAGGAGGGTCGTcggtctctctcctcgtctctcatctcgtctctcgtctcgtctctctcctcatcctctttcccttgGCTCTCGCCGAGGGGCGTCTTCTCCTCCATTCTGGGTTGGTGCAAGACAGCGAAAGACACATTCTGGGTCGTGGGGAAAAGCCAGTTGGAAATAGCGTCTCTTTTacaaaacatgcatatacatatctatatatatacatatatacatatatatatctatacatatatgtgtgtatgtgtataaatatatatatatatatatatatatatatatgtagcgcaCCTTAGGCTCAGATGTGAAGCGCCACTGAAGGATGACGCCGGACGGAAGATTAACAGGGATGAGATGTCTGCAACCAGCTTTCACCCAAATCTGCGGatgcaaaaatacataatataatacagtaatataatataataatataatataatataatttaacaatATGATGTAATACAGTAAGATGATAAATTCTCTCCTCTATATAGtacaatgaataaatacataataagatgtaattttaaaaaagagaaagagaaagagaaagagagagagaaagagcgagggagagagaaaaagagagagagatatagatagatagatagagagagagagagagagagagagagagaaagagagagagagagagagagagagagagagagagagagagacagagaaagagagagagagagagagagagagagcaagaaagagagagggagagagagatttattttcttgttataattgtttcattattattattatctttttattattattattatatttattattatctattgcaaCTTTCACTTTTCCTAAATttagtgaaagtgaaagagacgcagaaacagacacaaagaaagaatACAAGAGATACAAtataagagaataagaaaaaataagagagacagagagaaagggaaaaagagaaagttagagagagaggcagaaacacacacaaagaaagaatatgagagagaaaaagagagagagagagagagagagagagagagagagagagagagagagagagagagagagagagagagagagaggagagagagagagagagagagggaaagagagcgagagagaggaggagagagagagagagagagaagagagagaggagaaagagagtcatgagagggaggagatagagagagagaggcagaaacacacacaaagaaagaatatgagagagagagagagagagagagagagagNNNNNNNNNNNNNNNNNNNNNNNNNNNNNNNNNNNNNNNNNNNNNNNNNNNNNNNNNNNNNNNNNNNNNNNNNNNNNNNNNNNNNNNNNNNNNNNNNNNNATAGAACGTGTAGATCCGCGCTTGGTGCTGAGTCTCCCCTTGACGGCCGCTCCCTGCGCCGAGGCCCGCGGGTGCTGGGACCAGGAcgcggtggggtgggggtgtggagaAGGTAGTGTTGGAggtgaggtggtggaggtggaggagaagggggtgtggGAGGTGGAGGTGTTAGTCACAAGGGAActcgaggagagggagaataaaggcAGATGAGAGGGTCGTCGGTCCTCTCCTCGTCTtcatctcgtctctcgtctcgtctctctcctcatctctttccttgGCTCTCGCCGAGGGGCGTCTTCTCCTCCATCCGGTTGGGTGCAAGACAGCGAAAGACACATTCTGGGTCGTGGGAAAGCCAGTTGGAATACGTCTCTTTTacaaaacatgcatatacatatctatatatatacatatatacatatatatatctatacatatatgtgtgtatgtgtataaatatatatatatatagatatatatatatatatatatatatatatatatatatatgtagcgcaCCTTAGGCTCAGATGTGAAGCGCCACTGAAGGATGAACGCCGACGAAGATTAACAGGGATGAGATGTCTGCAACAGCTTTCACCCAAATCTGCGGAtgcaaaatacataatataatatagtaacctataatacatgtaatataattatattatattacattatataatattattatattacatgtattatattaggttactgtattatattatgtatttttgcatCCGCAGATTTGGGTGAAAGCTGGTTGCAGACATCTCATCCCTGTTAATCTTCCGTCCGGCGTCATCCTTCAGTGGCGCTTCACATCTGAGCCTAAGGtgcgctacatatatatatatatatatatatatatatatatatatatatatatatatatatatttatacacatacacacatatatgtatagatatatatatgtatatatgtatatatatagatatgtatatgcatgttttgtAAAAGAGACGCTATTTCTGACTGGCTTTTCCCCACAACCCAGAATGTGTCTTTCGCTGTCTTGCACCAACCCGGAATGGAGGAGAAGACGCCCCTCGGCGAGAGCcaagggaaagaggatgaggagagagacgagacgagagacgagatgagagacgaggagagagaccgACGACCCTCCTCATCTGcctttacttctccctctccctcgagtTCCCTTGTGACTAACACCTCCACCTCccacacccccttctcctccacctccaccaccttcacctccaacactcccttctccaccacccccaccccccaccgcgTCCTGGTCCCCAGCACCCGCGTGGCCTCGGCGCAGGGAGCGGCCGTCAAGGGGAGACTCAGCACCAAGCAGCCGGGAATCTACACGTTTCTCTTCGATAACTCCTTTGCCAGGTtggtttagggggagggggaaggagggagatggagagggggagagggagggagatggaaagggggagatggaggggagagggaaggggggaaggagagggacagagaaagggagaaggagagggacgggagaaggagagggagaaggagagggagaaggagagggaaaggagagggagatggagagggagaatggagaaggagagaggaggagagagagagagagagagagagagagagagagagagagagagagagagagagaggcagtctaaagggagggagaggtttagatatatatatatatagagagattcaAATGAGAGactcaaaggagagaaaaagaagagaaattgaaCAAAGGAGAAAGAACGGCGAGGCAACAGCCACATTAGCCAATATAACTGTCTCTCTTCTGCAGGTACACGCAAAGAAAATAATGTTTTCCTTTGCATTGAAGCGAAGAGCGGAGGGAGCAGAGGAGATGGGAGAGCAAATTCTGGATAactgaagggagaagagagagagagagaagagaagagaaagagagagcgaagagaattGAAAAGGGTGGAACAGGAAATACAAGTGATGCAATAAAGCATGATTCATAATGACGTACAAAGAGTTATATTTTGACAGAAaaagcgattttttaaaaatataattgctTTACATTCAgtaattttagtaatattatgtatatatagcataatgcatatctatatgtgtatatatatatatatatatatataatatatataatatatatatataatatataattatactatacatatatataatatatataatataatatatatgtatatataaatgatatatatatatatatatatgtataagaggaTGGGGGTTCATTCTTTTATATACTTATGTGATTTTTAACATTGTTGATGTTTATTGTTAATAGAAAACAATTTAGtgaaaaagatgatatatatatcatatatatataccacatatacacacttacatatacatacataacacccacacacacacaccacatacacacacacacacaccacatatatctatatatatataatatatatatctatatatatatatattatatatatcatatatatattatatatatatatacacacaagtataatattaaataatatttatatatttataaatatattatatatatagatatcacattTATAGACATTTAtagaatttctctctctatataaaatttttatataaattttatatatatatattatagtttttttataattatctatgtacttttttttttttcatataaatttctaTAATGATTTCtacaatttctattatttttatatacttctataattttatataattttttatatattatctattatatatatagatatatatattatagatattatatatatatatatatatatatattatattatatatctagggTATGTATAACacattgttatatgtatatgtggtacatatatatcctataaaatatatataattatatatatattatctaatatatatgctatatatattatatataatatattatataatataatatatgtatatctatctaaaacaatgatgattttaataattaataaattctctttattttcatataattttatataatgtatattgctATGTATGTCaaccatttacatatataatataatattaagaatcataactgataaaaaaatgtGCATAAGAATGCTGAAGATAGAGTCCAAATAATGAGCTAATTCACCCATGGTTTTTTGCCTCATGGCTTGATACCTTCCTTACAGCCGAGTGATTTCCCTCGAGCGTCATTGGAGAGGCCCTTCGCTTAGGGGAATTCTGCTCAACTGGCGAGAGGTGGGGGCAGAGTGAGGGAACTCGGGAAGGACCTATGTCGTGTGTTTTCCAGATGGTTGACATCATCCCTTGAGAGTCCGAGATAGGCAAGATTTAAAGATTTGGGGTGAAATgtgaaatttaaaatacaagaaacGAAAATTGCATAAAATCGATTTAAttgcctttttctgtttttaatctcttgatattttttttttttttttatacatttcatgAGATTATATTTCTGGTTTCTTGAAATATTCCAGGGGGAACGGTTTTTACAGAGCTATTGTGGGCTTGGTATACAGTTTTTGCTTTACTAGATTGTATGGAAAAGCAGGCTTTGTGTACAGTTCCCCTCACAATGCACATATAGTCACGTCTtattgatatatcataatatatatatatatatatatatatatatatatatatatatatattatatatatgtatatattataataaataatatgaacctatatatatatatatatatgtatatttatactattattattatatatatatattaatatagatatatatatatatatattatatatatattatatatatataattatatgttatatatatgtatatactcatactatgtatatatttatacaccacacacccacaagcaacaacacacacacacacaccacacaccacacacacacacacacacacacacacacacacccacacgacacacaatatatgaaggtaaggccgcggtggccgaatggttagagtgtccgACTCAGGACTGTCACACGGCAACCTGAATTCAAGGTTTGAGTCGCGACCGCCGCATTGTTCTCACTGGGCAAGGAAATCAccattgattgcctacctagccaactggGGGGCgaaaaaagccagcccaagtcaaagtgctggtcccaaacctggataaaataagagaaagattaccaaaaggtaccaccgcactctccgtggaaaggcactggggacccaaccacgtactcactccaagagctcacaacaatgaaactacaattaagtatcatgctgtgaccacggcggctcagaccagAACTCTACcgttaaacaatatatatatgtatatgtatataatgtaaatatgtgtgtgtgtgtttatttacatgctGGGGTGTCTATAAGAATCAAATATTACTTCAGGAGTAAATGTTCTAAATGcaaacgataattattattacaaattataatgGTTTAATGATAATTGTGAGGATTATTGATAACATAAAGATTCATGATATTGGTACTGATTGTCAATGTTTCGCCTTCTAGTGAttcaaaaataatgagaataaagatttaatatgaaattatttataataatagattcataagtaataaaaaatattggcaCTATCATTCCAATTGtattgtaacaataatattaacatcaacacAGCAAGGGTAATataattatcacatcattataattatatatatataatatatatatatatatattatatatatatatatatatatatatatatatatataatatatttacgtatttatatgtaaatgtggtgtgtgtgtgttgtggtgtgtgtgtgtgtgtgtgtgtgttgcatgtgtgtgtgtgcatgtgtgtgtgtgcatgtgtgtgtgggcgtgtgggtgtaaaatgtgtgcgtgtgtggtgtgtgttgccgtgtttgtgtgtgatgtgtgtgtgtgtgtgtgtgggtgtgtgtgtgatgtgtgtggtgtgtgtgtctgtgtgtgtggtggtgtgttgattgtaaagaaatatcaagatatatatatatattctatatattatatatattatatatatatccatatacatataaacatatatatatatctatatatatatatattatatatatatatatatatatatataataatatatatatatattatatggtgtgggtgtgtgggtgtgtgtgtgtgtgtgtgtgtgtgtgtttatacatttctatatatatttttgtatattgtatagttttgtatatatatatatataatattagaatctatatatatatatatatatacacactatatatatatatacacacatacacacacatatgcacacaacacacacacatacacacacacacccacacatacacacagcacccacatacacacac
This genomic interval carries:
- the LOC119570661 gene encoding uncharacterized protein LOC119570661 gives rise to the protein MEEKTPLGESQGKEDEERDETRDEMRDEERDRRPSSSAFTSPSPSSSLVTNTSTSHTPFSSTSTTFTSNTPFSTTPTPHRVLVPSTRVASAQGAAVKGRLSTKQPGIYTFLFDNSFARLV